A region of the Sphingomonas sp. S2-65 genome:
TATGACCTTTGGTCCAGGCTGGTGCGGAGCGACGATTGTCAGCGGTTCCGGGCCTGGCGTCCAGCTGGAGAAGCGCTGCGCCACAGCAGCCTTGACCGCAGCCGCGTCGAAACGCCCGGCGATATAGAGATGCGCACGACGCGCGCCAAACTGGCTGCGGTGGAAGCCGCGAACCTGGTCCAGCGTGTAGCCGTTGAGCTGCGCTTGTGTCGGCACAACCCGACCGTAGGGATGATTGGGCCCATAGACCGTACGCTGCAACGCAATATCAGCAAGCGTGCCCGGCTGTGAGAGGGCGACCGACAGCTGGCGGCCTAGGTTCGCCTTGACCCGCGGGAGAGCCTCTGCAGGAAAGTCAGAGCGGATTGCCACATCGCTAATGAGCGTAATCGCGTCGGTGACATGTTCCGAGAGGACGTCGGTGCCTATGATGGTGAGTTGCTGGCCGGCGCTTACGTTCAGGCTGCCGCCCATGTCTGCCGCGGCGGTGGAGAGCTGCCCTGCGCTCCGGCCCACCGTCCCTTCCTTTAGCATTGCAGCGCTAAGCTCGCTGAGCCAGGTCAAGTCACCTTCGGTGACCTCGCCTGCGCGGACGTGGAGCGACACCACCGTCTTGGGCGCGAGCCCATAGGGGATCAGCGTCACCTGCATGCCGTTGGGCAGCGTATAGGTTTCGGTGGCCGGCAGCCGGAACGGCTTGGGCTCCGCGATCGGCGGAGGCGGCGGGAAGTCCTGCGCCAGCGCAGGCGCGGCCATGCAAAGCGTCAGGAAAACGGCGGACATCGAGCGCTTCATCACTTGGCTCCCTGGCGCTGGGCGGTACCGGCGGCGGCGCCGGGCTCGACGACGTAGATCGATCGGTTGGTCTTGCGCAGATACTCCTGCGCGGTCTTCTGGATCAGCGCCGGCGTCACCTTGGCGAAGCCGTCCTCCAGCCGGTTCACCGCGCCGGGATCATTGTCGAACAACGCGTGGACCGCGAGCAGATCGACCAGTCCGATGCGGCCCCCGGAGTCGATCTCGCCATACAGGTCCGAGCGCATCTTGGTCTTGGCCCGCTGGAGCTCGGCCTCCGACACCGGCGTGGTTCGGATCCGTTCGATCACCGCGTCGACCGCCTGGGTGATCGCCGCGGTGGAGTGGCCGGGATCGTGCGCGAAGCTGAAGCTCCACAGCATCGGTCCGCGATAATTGAACATGTTGCCCAGATCGCCATTGATGCCGCCGTCGACCTCCCCGGCGATCCCTTCTTCCTGGACCAGCTTGGTGTACAGCCGGCTGTCGTCGCCCTGGAGCAGGATCTGGTCGATCAAGCCCATCGCATACCATTCCGGCGTACCGCGCGGCGGCACATGATAGCCGGCGGCATAGCCAGGCTTCGGGGCGAGCGCGTCGACACGGCTCTTGAACTTCTCGGCCGTCTGGCGGGGCTCGGCAATGTCGGGCAGCGCCACCGGCGCAGCCGAGGGAAGCGGCCCGAAATACTTGTTCACCATCGCGCGGGCCGCATCATAGTCGATGTCGCCCGCGATCACGAGCACGGCGTTGCCCGGGCGGTAAAACGCCTTGGAGAAGCTCTGCGCGTCGGCGACCGTGGCGGACTCGATCTCGCTCAAGTCGCCATAGAAATTGTGGCTGTTATACCAGTTGGTGTTGGCCAGCATCGGCAGGTCGATCCACGGCCAGGTGCTGTAAGGCTGGTTGAGGACGTTGACCTTCACTTCGTTGCCGACGACGCCCTGCTGGTTCTTGAGGACCGCCTGGTCGATCACCGGATTGGCCATCCGGTCGGCCTCCAGCCACAGCATCCGCTCGAGCGCGCCCGACGGCACCACTTCATAATAGTTGGTGAAGTCGAACCGCGTGGAGCCGTTGTTGATCCCGCCCGCATTGGTGATCGTGGTGTCGAACACGCCCTTGGGCGCGTGCTTCGAGCCTTGGAACATCAGATGCTCGAACAGATGCGCGAACCCGGTACGGTCGCGCGGCTCCACCCGGAAGCCGATGCCATAATAGACTGCGACGGTGACCGTCGGCGCGATTTCGTCCCTGGTGAGCACGACCTTCAACCCGTTGGGCAGAGTGAAATAGCGATGCTCCACGTTCAGCCGGGCGGCTGCCGAGGGTGCTGCCTGCGCCTGCGCGGCGGCCGGTAGCGCGGCGGAAGCCAGCGCCAGCGCGATGCTCCAGGTCTTCATTCGGTCAGTCCCTCCCGGTGGTTCCTGTCCGGAGTAGCGTGCCGCGAAGGCGGCGCAAGCGCTCTCTACGGCGCGTCGTCGCGGTGCACATAGACGAACGCCCTGCGGCCAGAGCCAAGGGTCACGGCGATGCGGGCATAGTCCGCGACTTCATATGTATCAGCGCGCGCCAGATCCTCATCCGTCACGCGAAGTGCCGCGCCTGAGACGAGGTCGCTAGGCGATCCCCGACGGAGCACGGGATGCTGCGCCAAGCCGCTCAGCGCGAGCACGTCGGGGTCTGTGATTTGCAGCATTTCGCTCCGAAAGCCCGGCAGGACGTCGGCTTCGCTCTCCAGGACACGCCCGAAGAGTTCGCGCTGCACCTCCGTCTGTCGCAGGGTCCCGTAGGAGAACAACCAGTGAGCGAGACGCATGGTGCCACCTTCCGCGAAGCGCGGCGCCGATTGTGAAGCTCCGCTTTCGCGCGGGCAAGCGACCGTTTGTACCGCGGGATGCGGCTTGCCGAGTAGGTTGAGCGCCGTCGTGTCGGAAGGAAGTGCCGTGACCGCTCTTATAGCCCGGGATTTCTCGCTGGTGACCCTGTCCGCCCATGGGCCGATCGATCTGGCGGCCATGATCGGCTTGCAGACGAGCCGGCAGGCTTATGTGCCGTTCAGGGCGGATACCGCAGCGGAGCGTAACCTGCTGGGGGCGCGCATCGACGCTGCAGTGACGCAGGCGGATCGGGCGGTGGTGCTGGTGGCCGAAGGCGCGGCTTGCTTCGCAGCGGCGTGGTGGGCGCGCCTGTCTCCCGCTGCCTATGTGTCGCGGGTGGCTGGCGCGTTGCTGCTGGCGCCGATGGACGAGGAGCACGAGCATGTGGAGGCGCTGCGCGAGCGGTTCGCCTCGCCGCGCACCGCCCTGCCCTTCCCCTCGGTCGTCCTTGATGCGGCAATACCGCGCCTGGACCTGGCGCCGCAGGTTCGCGCGCTGGCGCATGGCTGGGGCAGCCAGCTGTTGGACGAGCGCGCGGAGGCCGACACGCCGCTGCGCCGCACGCGGCGCGCGATCGAGCGGTTCACCGCCGCGGTGGTGGAGTCCAAGGTCCGCGCGGCGGAGTCGCTGGCGTCGCTGGGACGCTGATTTCGCGTATCAGCGGACGATAGGCTAGTCGTCCGCTGCACACAGGATTGAGGGGTTTCGTCGCGCCCTTACCGCGGGCCGATCGGAACCACCGGCAGCATGACGCTGCTCGACTGCGCGCCGCCATAGACGATCGACACCGTCGCCTTCTGGTAATCCGATTTCTTCGCGAAGAAGATATTCGGCACGTATTTCTGCGGGTTGCGATCGTATACCGGGAATTGCGAGGACTGGATCTGGACCATGATCCGGTGACCGGGCTGGAACACATGGTTCACCGCGGGCAGGCGGAACTTGTATTCCTGAACCTTGTTCGCGGGGATCGGCGACGGGTTCGAGAAGCTGTTGCGGTAGCGTCCGCGGAAGATGTCCATGCTGATCGGCAGCTGATAGCCGCCCATCTCGGGCGTGTTCGCCATCTCGTCGGGATAGACGTCGATCACCTTGACCACGAAGTCGCCATCGGTGCCGGTGGTCTTGGCGAAGATGTCGGCGATCGGCGCGCCGGTCACGCGGACGGGTCTGTCGAGCACCGGCGTCGAATAGGTCAGCACGTCGGGGCGGCCGTCGACGAAGCGCTGATCCCACAACAGATAGGTCTTCCAGCGCCCGTCATCGAAGTTCACCGGGCGCGGCAGATGCGGCACGGGCTTGTCGGGATCGGAGACATAGCTGTCCTCCCCCCGGCCTGAAGGATCGAAGCCGAGCGCCGACCCGGCTTGCAGATAGATCGGGGTGAGCTTGCTGGTGAGCGGCCACTGGTCGTAGCGGTCCCAGCGGTTCTCGCCGGTGTTGTAGAGCATCGCCTTGGGCGGAGAGAAGGCGGGCGCGCCGTCCTTCAGATAGGCGTTGAAGAAAGGCAGCAGGACGTCGCGGCGCGCCTGGAGCGCGGTGTCGCCTTCGAAGTTCAGCGCGCCCAGCGACGAACCGTTATAGTTGAAGCCCGAATGCCGCCACGGGCCCATGATCAGGAAGTTGTTGTTGGCCTGCCCGGTCTTCTGGAGCTCCTCGAAGGCATGGATCGCGCCGTACATGTCCTCCTGGTCCCACAGCCCCTGCTCCCAGAGAGTGGGGACGTTGGACGGGTTCTTGGCGAGCAGCTTGTCGAGCGCCTGCCCCTGCCAAAACGCGTCATAGGCCGGATGCGCGGCCATGCGGTTCCAGAAGGGCAATTGGTCATAGCCGAACTGCTTGGCCCAATCGCCTGCCGAGCCGACGCGGCGGAAGGTGTCGTAATCGTCATAGCCGCCGCCCGGGGGCGACTTGCCTGCACCCTTGTAGCCCGTCTGGCTGGCGATCCAGCCGATGTTCGCGAGGCGGAAGGCGCCGTGGTGGAACCAGTCGTCCCCCATCCAGCCATCGACCATCGGGCTTTCGGGCGCCGCCACCTTGAGCGCCGGGTGCGGGTTGAGCAGCGCCATGACGACGGTGAAGCCCTCGTACGAAGAGCCGAGCATGCCGACCTTGCCATTGCTCTCCGGCGTGTTCTTCACCAGCCAGTCGATCGTATCCCAGGCGTCGGTGGTATGGTCGACCTTGGTGGGGTTGAGTGGGCCGACCGGCGGCCGCGTGACGACGTAGTCACCCTCCGAGCCATACTTGCCGCGGATGTCCTGGAACACGCGGATATAACCCGCCTTCACGAAGACCTCATCGCCCTCGGACAACATCGAGGTCATCTTGGTGCTGTCCATCCGGCGCGTGCGGCCGGCCGCGTTGTAGGGCGTACGGGTAAGCAGGATCGGCGCGTTCGTCGCGCCCTTGGGGATCATGATGACGGTGAACAGCTTGGTGCCGTCGCGCATCGGCACCATCACCTCCCGACGGATATAATCATTCGCCTGGTTGGGCGCCGTGAAGGCCGGGGGGATGTCGTTGAAGCTTGCCTGCTGGGCCTGAGCGGCGCCCGCGAGCATCGTGGCGGCCAGAAGAGCGACGTGGATCTTGTGCATGCGGCGAGCCTTCCGAAGGATTTGCGCCTTTAAGCCCGAAACCGGAGCAGCCGCCAAGCCGATCTTCTCATACCCGCCGTACGCCGCTTGCTCCCAACCGCTCCCGACAAGCAAAAACCGCCGCCCGGTTTCCCGGACGGCGGTTTTTCAGGTCAGCGCTTGAAGCGGCCGACGAGGGGTTCTCACTCCTCGTTCAGATACTCGCCCGCATCCGCATCGGTGCCGTGGCCGCTCGGGACCACACTCGCCAGTGCGTCGTCGCCCGTGCCGGTTTCTTCGCGTACGCTGCGGGCCTTCTCCGCCGCACGCAGTTCCTCGGCCGAGTTCGCCGCGATGATCGCAGCACCCTGCATCGCGCGCTGCGCCACCCGGAGCGAGGCATCGCGCGAGGATGCGGCGACCCGCAACCGGTTCATGCCCGCGCCGGTACCGGCGGGGATGAGACGGCCGACGATCACGTTCTCCTTCAGGCCGATCAGCGTGTCCTGCTTGCCCTGGACCGCTGCCTCGGTGAGCACGCGAGTGGTCTCCTGGAACGACGCCGCCGAGATGAAGCTGCGAGTCTGCAGCGACGCCTTGGTGATGCCGAGCAGGATGGGCTTGCCCTGTGCGGGAGCCTGGCCCTTCTCCAGCTTGCCGTTGGTCTCGTCCATCTCCGAACGGTCCACCTGCTCGCCGGCGAGCAGGGTGGTGTCGCCCGCATCGGTGATCTCGACCTTCTGCAGCATCTGGCGAACGATCACCTCGATGTGCTTGTCGTTGATCTTCACGCCCTGCAGACGATAGACCTCCTGGATTTCGCTGACCAGATACTCGGCCAGCGGCTCGATGCCGAGCACTTCCAGGATGTCGTGCGGATCGGGCGAACCGCCGATCAGGTTGTCGCCACGCTTGACGTAGTCGCCTTCCTGAACGTCGATCACCTTCGACTTCGGCACCAGATACTCGACGATGTCGCCACCGTCCTCGGGCTGGATGCCGATCTTGCGCTTGGCCTTATAGTCCTTGCCGAACACGACACGGCCCGAAACCTTGGCGATGATCGCGTTCTCCTTGGGCTTGCGCGCCTCGAAGAGCTCGGCAACGCGCGGCAGACCACCGGTGATGTCGCGGGTTTTGGCAGACTCGCGCGCCACACGGGCCAGAACGTCACCGCCCTGCACCGTCGCACCATCCTCGACCGAGATCACTGCACCCGGTGCCAGCATGTAGCGGGCAGCCTCGGCAGCAGCTTCGCCGGTCAGGGTCAGGCGCGGACGAAGGTCCTCCTTCTTGGCCGAACCACCGCGGTTCTCGGTGACGACGCGCTGGGCGATACCCGTCGCTTCGTCGACCTGCTCGGTGAGGGTCTTGCCTTCGATCACGTCCTGATACTTCACGACGCCACCGGTTTCGGTGATCACCGGCATGGTGAACGGATCCCATTCGGCCATCCGGTCGCCCGCGCTGATGATGTGGCCATCATCCACCGTGACGTACGCACCGTAGGGGATGCGATCCACGGACAGCTCGCGGCCATCCATGTCGACGATCGCGATCTCGCCCGAACGGCTGAGCACCACGCGGCGGCCGCGCTGGTCGGTGATCAGGCGCAGGTCGCGATACTCAATCGTGCCGTCGACCGGCGCTTCGAGGTTCGACTGCTCGTTCAGCTGCGCCGCACCACCGATGTGGAAGGTACGCATGGTCAGCTGCGTGCCCGGCTCGCCGATCGACTGTGCCGCGATGACGCCGACCGCTTCGCCGATGTTCACCGGCGTACCGCGCGCAAGGTCACGGCCATAGCACTTGCCGCACACGCCGAGCTTCGCTTCGCAGACCAGCGGGCTGCGAATCTTCATGCCCGGTACGTTCAGCGCCTCGATCTGGGTGATCATCGCCTCGTCGAGCAGCGTGCCCGACGGGATGACGACTTCGCCGGTCTTGCTGTTGATCACGTCCTGCGCCGTGGTGCGGCCCAGGATGCGCTCGCCCAGCGAGGCGATGGTCGAACCGCCCTGCACGATCGCCTTCATCTCGAGCATGCGCTCGGTACCGCAATCCTCTTCCATGACGACGCAGTCCTGCGACACGTCGACCAGACGGCGGGTCAGGTATCCCGAGTTCGCCGTCTTGAGCGCCGTATCCGCCAGGCCCTTACGAGCACCGTGGGTGGAGTTGAAGTATTCGAGGACGGTCAGACCTTCCTTGAAGTTCGAGATGATCGGCGTCTCGATGATCTCGCCCGAAGGCTTGGCCATCAGGCCGCGCATGCCGGCAAGCTGCTTGATCTGCGCCTGCGAGCCACGGGCACCGGAGTGCGCCATCATGTAGATAGAGTTGATCGGCTTCTCGCGGCCCTTGTCGGGGCCGTCCTCATAATGCTTAACCGATTTGATCTCGTCCATCATGGCGTTCGCCACCTGGTCGCCGCAACGGCTCCAGGCGTCGATCACCTTGTTGTACTTCTCCTGCTGCGTGATCAGGCCGTCCTGATATTGCTGCTCGAAGTCCTTCACCAGAGCCTTGGTCTCGTCGACCGTGGCGTCCTTCGACGCCGGGATGATCATGTCGTCCTTGCCGAACGAGATGCCGGCCTTGAACGCGTGACGGAAGCCCAGTGCCATGATCGCGTCGGCGAACAGCACGGTCTCCTTCTGGCCGGTGTGACGATAGACCTCGTCGATCACGTCACCCACGTCCTTCTTGGTGAGGAGGCGGTTGACGGTCTCGAACGGCACCTTGTGCGACTGCGGGAGCGTCTCACCCAGCAGCATGCGGCCCGGCGTCGTCTCATAGCGCTTGAGGTACTGCTTGCCCTGCTCGTCAGTCTGCGGAACGCGGCTGATGATCTTGGTGTGCAGCGTAACCGCGCCGGCTTCCAGTGCCTGGTGCACTTCGGCCATGTCGCCCAGCAGCATGCCCTGGCCCGGCTCGTTCTCCTTCATCATCGAAAGATAATAGAGACCCAAAACCATGTCCTGCGACGGCACGATGATCGGCTTGCCGTTCGCGGGGCTAAGGATGTTGTTGGTCGACATCATCAGCACGCGCGCTTCCAGCTGGGCCTCGAGGCTCAGCGGAACGTGGACGGCCATCTGGTCACCGTCGAAGTCGGCGTTGAAGGCCGAGCAGACCAGCGGGTGGAGCTGGATCGCCTTGCCTTCGATCAGCACCGGCTCGAACGCCTGGATGCCCAGACGGTGCAGCGTCGGCGCGCGATTCAGGAGGACCGGGTGCTCGCGGATGACCTCATCCAGGATGTCCCAGACTTCCTTGCGCTCCTTCTCGACCCACTTCTTCGCCTGCTTGAGGGTCATCGAGAGACCCTTGGCGTCGAGGCGGGCGTAGATGAACGGCTTGAAAAGCTCGAGCGCCATCTTCTTGGGCAGGCCGCACTGGTGCAGCTTGAGCTCCGGACCGGTAACGATGACCGAACGGCCCGAATAGTCGACGCGCTTGCCCAGAAGATTCTGGCGGAAGCGGCCCTGCTTGCCCTTGAGCATGTCGGACAGCGACTTGAGCGGACGCTTGTTGGCGCCCGTGATCGTGCGACCGCGGCGACCGTTGTCGAACAATGCGTCGACGGCTTCCTGCAGCATGCGCTTTTCGTTGCGGACGATGATGTCCGGCGCGCGCAGCTCCATCAGGCGCTTCAAGCGGTTGTTACGGTTGATCACGCGGCGATACAGATCGTTCAGATCCGACGTCGCAAAGCGGCCGCCGTCCAGCGGCACCAGCGGGCGCAGCTCGGGCGGGATGACCGGGACGACGTCCAGGATCATCCACTCGGGACGGTTGCCCGAATCGATGAAGCTCTCGACGACCTTCAGCCGCTTGATGATCTTCTTGGGCTTCAGCTCCGACTTGGTCGTCGCCAGCTCTTCGAGCAGATCCTTGCGCTCGCCCTCGAGGTCGAGGTCCATGAGCATGATCTTGACCGCTTCGGCGCCGATGCCGGCCGAGAACGCGTCCTCGCCATATTCATCCTGCGCGTCGAGCAGCTCGTCCTCGGTCAGCAGCTGGAACTTCTCCAGCGGCGTCAGGCCGGGCTCGGTGACGATGTAGCTCTCGAAATAGAGCACGCGCTCAAGCTGCTTGAGCTGCATGTCGAGCAGCAGGCCGATGCGCGACGGCAGCGACTTCAGGAACCAGATGTGCGCGACCGGCGCGGCGAGCTCGATATGGCCCATCCGCTCGCGGCGGACCTTCGACACCGTGACTTCGACACCGCACTTCTCGCAGACGATGCCCTTGTACTTCATGCGCTTGTACTTGCCGCACAGGCACTCGTAATCCTTGATCGGACCGAAGATGCGCGCGCAGAACAGGCCGTCACGCTCGGGCTTGAACGTGCGATAGTTGATGGTCTCGGGCTTCTTGATCTCGCCGAACGACCACGAACGGATACGGTCCGGGGACGCGATGCCGATCTGGATCTGGTCGAAGGTCTCCGGCTTGGCCACCGGGTTCGCGAAATTGGTCAGTTCGTTCATTCTTTTCATCCTTCAACCCCTCTCCCGCTTGCGGGAGAGGGAGGGGCCCGCCCGCGCCAGCGGGTGGGAAGGTGAGGGTCTGTCGGGTGATTCAGGCGCCCGGTCTGCAACCGGCCCCGTCTCACCCTCACCCCGGCCCTCTCCCGCAAGCGGGAGAGGGAGATTGCTTACTCCGCTGCGATCTGCACGCCGTCGCTGTCGAACCCGAGTTCGGAATTCTTCAGTTCGACGTTCAGGCCCAGCGAGCGCATTTCCTTGACGAGCACGTTGAAGCTCTCCGGGATGCCGGCCTCGAAGGTGTCGTCGCCCTTGACGATCGCTTCGTAGACCTTGGTGCGGCCGACCACGTCGTCCGACTTCACCGTCAGCATTTCCTGGAGGGTGTACGCCGCGCCATATGCCTGGAGCGCCCACACTTCCATTTCACCGAAGCGC
Encoded here:
- a CDS encoding M16 family metallopeptidase is translated as MKRSMSAVFLTLCMAAPALAQDFPPPPPIAEPKPFRLPATETYTLPNGMQVTLIPYGLAPKTVVSLHVRAGEVTEGDLTWLSELSAAMLKEGTVGRSAGQLSTAAADMGGSLNVSAGQQLTIIGTDVLSEHVTDAITLISDVAIRSDFPAEALPRVKANLGRQLSVALSQPGTLADIALQRTVYGPNHPYGRVVPTQAQLNGYTLDQVRGFHRSQFGARRAHLYIAGRFDAAAVKAAVAQRFSSWTPGPEPLTIVAPHQPGPKVILVDRPGAPQTTLRLAFDAALAGTEADIPQRVTNSLLGGAFSSRITTNIRETKGYTYSPSSSIGFTPGEALWSFDADVTTNVTGAALSEVFKEVRRMQTEAVPEEEARGIRTYMAGTFAIGNSTSPAVVSTLAQRDLLGLPVDWTERYVPAVLAVTPAQMMASAKASYPLNKMTLIVVGDLKTVVPQLKSVPELKGIAFQTVTVP
- a CDS encoding M16 family metallopeptidase — protein: MKTWSIALALASAALPAAAQAQAAPSAAARLNVEHRYFTLPNGLKVVLTRDEIAPTVTVAVYYGIGFRVEPRDRTGFAHLFEHLMFQGSKHAPKGVFDTTITNAGGINNGSTRFDFTNYYEVVPSGALERMLWLEADRMANPVIDQAVLKNQQGVVGNEVKVNVLNQPYSTWPWIDLPMLANTNWYNSHNFYGDLSEIESATVADAQSFSKAFYRPGNAVLVIAGDIDYDAARAMVNKYFGPLPSAAPVALPDIAEPRQTAEKFKSRVDALAPKPGYAAGYHVPPRGTPEWYAMGLIDQILLQGDDSRLYTKLVQEEGIAGEVDGGINGDLGNMFNYRGPMLWSFSFAHDPGHSTAAITQAVDAVIERIRTTPVSEAELQRAKTKMRSDLYGEIDSGGRIGLVDLLAVHALFDNDPGAVNRLEDGFAKVTPALIQKTAQEYLRKTNRSIYVVEPGAAAGTAQRQGAK
- a CDS encoding gamma-glutamylcyclotransferase family protein, translating into MRLAHWLFSYGTLRQTEVQRELFGRVLESEADVLPGFRSEMLQITDPDVLALSGLAQHPVLRRGSPSDLVSGAALRVTDEDLARADTYEVADYARIAVTLGSGRRAFVYVHRDDAP
- a CDS encoding alpha/beta hydrolase gives rise to the protein MTALIARDFSLVTLSAHGPIDLAAMIGLQTSRQAYVPFRADTAAERNLLGARIDAAVTQADRAVVLVAEGAACFAAAWWARLSPAAYVSRVAGALLLAPMDEEHEHVEALRERFASPRTALPFPSVVLDAAIPRLDLAPQVRALAHGWGSQLLDERAEADTPLRRTRRAIERFTAAVVESKVRAAESLASLGR
- a CDS encoding CocE/NonD family hydrolase; translated protein: MHKIHVALLAATMLAGAAQAQQASFNDIPPAFTAPNQANDYIRREVMVPMRDGTKLFTVIMIPKGATNAPILLTRTPYNAAGRTRRMDSTKMTSMLSEGDEVFVKAGYIRVFQDIRGKYGSEGDYVVTRPPVGPLNPTKVDHTTDAWDTIDWLVKNTPESNGKVGMLGSSYEGFTVVMALLNPHPALKVAAPESPMVDGWMGDDWFHHGAFRLANIGWIASQTGYKGAGKSPPGGGYDDYDTFRRVGSAGDWAKQFGYDQLPFWNRMAAHPAYDAFWQGQALDKLLAKNPSNVPTLWEQGLWDQEDMYGAIHAFEELQKTGQANNNFLIMGPWRHSGFNYNGSSLGALNFEGDTALQARRDVLLPFFNAYLKDGAPAFSPPKAMLYNTGENRWDRYDQWPLTSKLTPIYLQAGSALGFDPSGRGEDSYVSDPDKPVPHLPRPVNFDDGRWKTYLLWDQRFVDGRPDVLTYSTPVLDRPVRVTGAPIADIFAKTTGTDGDFVVKVIDVYPDEMANTPEMGGYQLPISMDIFRGRYRNSFSNPSPIPANKVQEYKFRLPAVNHVFQPGHRIMVQIQSSQFPVYDRNPQKYVPNIFFAKKSDYQKATVSIVYGGAQSSSVMLPVVPIGPR
- the rpoC gene encoding DNA-directed RNA polymerase subunit beta' encodes the protein MNELTNFANPVAKPETFDQIQIGIASPDRIRSWSFGEIKKPETINYRTFKPERDGLFCARIFGPIKDYECLCGKYKRMKYKGIVCEKCGVEVTVSKVRRERMGHIELAAPVAHIWFLKSLPSRIGLLLDMQLKQLERVLYFESYIVTEPGLTPLEKFQLLTEDELLDAQDEYGEDAFSAGIGAEAVKIMLMDLDLEGERKDLLEELATTKSELKPKKIIKRLKVVESFIDSGNRPEWMILDVVPVIPPELRPLVPLDGGRFATSDLNDLYRRVINRNNRLKRLMELRAPDIIVRNEKRMLQEAVDALFDNGRRGRTITGANKRPLKSLSDMLKGKQGRFRQNLLGKRVDYSGRSVIVTGPELKLHQCGLPKKMALELFKPFIYARLDAKGLSMTLKQAKKWVEKERKEVWDILDEVIREHPVLLNRAPTLHRLGIQAFEPVLIEGKAIQLHPLVCSAFNADFDGDQMAVHVPLSLEAQLEARVLMMSTNNILSPANGKPIIVPSQDMVLGLYYLSMMKENEPGQGMLLGDMAEVHQALEAGAVTLHTKIISRVPQTDEQGKQYLKRYETTPGRMLLGETLPQSHKVPFETVNRLLTKKDVGDVIDEVYRHTGQKETVLFADAIMALGFRHAFKAGISFGKDDMIIPASKDATVDETKALVKDFEQQYQDGLITQQEKYNKVIDAWSRCGDQVANAMMDEIKSVKHYEDGPDKGREKPINSIYMMAHSGARGSQAQIKQLAGMRGLMAKPSGEIIETPIISNFKEGLTVLEYFNSTHGARKGLADTALKTANSGYLTRRLVDVSQDCVVMEEDCGTERMLEMKAIVQGGSTIASLGERILGRTTAQDVINSKTGEVVIPSGTLLDEAMITQIEALNVPGMKIRSPLVCEAKLGVCGKCYGRDLARGTPVNIGEAVGVIAAQSIGEPGTQLTMRTFHIGGAAQLNEQSNLEAPVDGTIEYRDLRLITDQRGRRVVLSRSGEIAIVDMDGRELSVDRIPYGAYVTVDDGHIISAGDRMAEWDPFTMPVITETGGVVKYQDVIEGKTLTEQVDEATGIAQRVVTENRGGSAKKEDLRPRLTLTGEAAAEAARYMLAPGAVISVEDGATVQGGDVLARVARESAKTRDITGGLPRVAELFEARKPKENAIIAKVSGRVVFGKDYKAKRKIGIQPEDGGDIVEYLVPKSKVIDVQEGDYVKRGDNLIGGSPDPHDILEVLGIEPLAEYLVSEIQEVYRLQGVKINDKHIEVIVRQMLQKVEITDAGDTTLLAGEQVDRSEMDETNGKLEKGQAPAQGKPILLGITKASLQTRSFISAASFQETTRVLTEAAVQGKQDTLIGLKENVIVGRLIPAGTGAGMNRLRVAASSRDASLRVAQRAMQGAAIIAANSAEELRAAEKARSVREETGTGDDALASVVPSGHGTDADAGEYLNEE